One genomic region from bacterium encodes:
- a CDS encoding DegQ family serine endoprotease → MSTGRGTGITLGIILFFVGLGVGLHQNTSGDRTPPSTGDSITASAAANEYQAETDTGSSGLSAGVFAPDGFADVAERVAPAVVNVSSERVVVTRDRVYTPFGSDPFFDFFGPRVFSIPRQRRETSLGSGVIVSPDGIVLTNNHVIEGADQIQVILYDGRRFDARLLGTDPATDVAVLKVDGENLPAVPIGNSDRVRIGQVVLAFGNPFGIGQTVTMGIISAVGRSELGLVDYENFIQTDAAINPGNSGGALVDAQGRLIGINTAIFSRSGGYQGIGFAVPITIAQGVLRGILATGKIQRGTIGVSVQDLDAAMAEAFGLADRRGALINEVAEGSPAARAGLRHGDVIITYDGKPINDALELRRSVALTPVGNKVEIGFVRGGERHTMTVAVAEMETEFTYRPDSQSAQGSVLQGIVVEALDRRTSERLNLRAQTGVIVKDILSGSPAERSGLRVGDVILEMNREAVGGVEDFRRLLTKYEGGSIVLLLSRGGALYYLSLPGA, encoded by the coding sequence GTGTCGACTGGCCGTGGTACCGGAATCACCCTGGGGATCATTCTCTTCTTTGTCGGGCTGGGTGTCGGCTTGCATCAGAACACCAGCGGCGACCGGACGCCACCTTCGACTGGCGACAGCATCACCGCCAGCGCCGCCGCCAACGAGTATCAGGCGGAGACGGACACCGGCTCCTCCGGGTTGAGTGCGGGAGTCTTTGCGCCGGATGGATTCGCGGATGTCGCCGAACGGGTGGCGCCGGCGGTCGTGAACGTGTCCTCCGAGCGGGTCGTGGTCACCCGTGATCGCGTTTACACTCCCTTCGGCAGCGATCCCTTCTTCGATTTCTTCGGCCCGCGGGTTTTCTCGATACCCCGCCAGCGCCGCGAGACCTCGCTGGGCTCCGGCGTGATCGTCAGCCCCGATGGCATCGTGCTGACCAACAATCACGTGATCGAGGGCGCCGACCAGATCCAGGTCATTCTCTACGACGGACGTCGCTTTGATGCCCGTCTGCTCGGGACCGATCCGGCCACCGATGTGGCGGTCCTCAAAGTCGACGGCGAAAACCTGCCGGCCGTGCCGATCGGCAACTCCGACCGGGTGCGCATCGGGCAGGTGGTGCTGGCCTTCGGCAACCCGTTTGGCATCGGCCAGACGGTGACCATGGGCATCATCTCCGCGGTCGGGCGCTCGGAGCTGGGCTTGGTCGACTACGAGAACTTCATTCAGACCGACGCGGCGATCAATCCCGGCAACTCCGGCGGCGCGCTGGTGGACGCGCAGGGGCGTCTGATCGGCATCAACACGGCGATCTTCTCGCGCTCGGGCGGCTACCAGGGGATCGGCTTCGCGGTGCCGATCACGATTGCGCAGGGCGTGTTGCGCGGGATTCTCGCCACCGGCAAGATTCAGCGCGGCACGATTGGCGTATCGGTGCAGGATCTCGACGCGGCCATGGCCGAGGCCTTTGGCCTGGCCGACCGACGCGGCGCGTTGATCAACGAGGTCGCCGAGGGCTCGCCGGCCGCCCGCGCCGGGCTGCGCCATGGCGATGTGATCATCACCTACGATGGCAAGCCGATCAACGACGCGCTCGAACTGCGCCGCTCGGTGGCGCTGACCCCGGTCGGCAACAAAGTGGAGATTGGCTTTGTGCGCGGCGGCGAACGCCACACGATGACCGTCGCCGTCGCCGAAATGGAAACCGAATTCACCTACCGTCCCGACAGCCAATCCGCCCAAGGCAGCGTCCTGCAGGGCATCGTTGTCGAGGCCCTCGACCGGCGCACCAGCGAGCGGCTCAACCTCCGCGCCCAGACCGGCGTGATCGTCAAGGACATTCTCTCCGGTTCCCCCGCCGAACGCTCCGGATTGCGCGTCGGCGATGTCATCCTCGAGATGAACCGCGAAGCCGTCGGCGGCGTCGAGGATTTCAGGCGCCTGCTGACGAAATACGAGGGCGGTTCCATCGTCTTGTTGTTGTCGCGGGGCGGGGCCTTGTACTACCTTTCGTTGCCCGGCGCCTGA